The following proteins are co-located in the Doryrhamphus excisus isolate RoL2022-K1 chromosome 15, RoL_Dexc_1.0, whole genome shotgun sequence genome:
- the axin1 gene encoding axin-1 isoform X1, translating to MSVSDQGAFLVDLGGGFNEDAPRPPVPGEEGELVLTESRQHQHTAFPSKKCDAPVATPRRPDLDLGYEPEGSASPTPPYVRWAESLHSLLDDQDGIHLFRTFLKQEACADLLDFWFACSGFRKLETSNGNDEKRLKLAKAIYKKYILDNNGIVSRQIKPATKSFIKDCVMKPHIDPAMFDQAQTEIQTMMEENTYPLFLKSDIYLEHTQTEGESPKLYADQSPTSDNAKSLVGYLPTLNENEEWRCDQDPEDRPDCDTAPSSRLTQRLFMETPPPPRTANRFQDEYRLAPCREPTNRYYANAGHALAPATSANDSEQQSMSSDGDTLSLTDSSIDGVPPYRYHKPHRREMHESARANGRVPLPLIPRTNRIPKDIHVVPERFAADLILRLEGVLRERETEERLERLQLGAEGDETDTSIGSDHMQNSNYADYFLRDAHEENPESILDDHVQRVMKTPGCQSPGTGRHSPKSRSPNGFPAVKGTTAPSWGKYTSRHGLKGESGHKAGAGKLKEQVESPWGVDKSRMFADGIGSTNMDYATYGSKGGLQCRRACKRGEEAPGPGDDMEKNQKILLWLMEGQKEMIRHKRSPYGSTMGSKKVPGHTGPHPSSAWADVQPSHPFIQDPTMPPNPAPSPLIQLEEVRRRLEEEKLKSGVLQPKQRYVMEVIQRGRTAVRPALVPPLGVVPAVSDCELSEPEHKAATKKQACDNTTVAYYFCGEPIPYRTSVKGRLVTLGQFKELLTKKGNYRYYFKKESDEFDCGVVFEEVREDDATLPIFEEKIIGKVEKID from the exons ATGAGCGTAAGCGACCAAGGGGCCTTTTTGGTGGACTTGGGCGGCGGCTTCAATGAGGATGCTCCCAGACCTCCAGTCCCGGGGGAAGAAGGCGAGCTGGTGCTCACCGAGAGCCGCCAGCACCAGCACACCGCTTTCCCATCTAAGAAGTGCGACGCGCCCGTCGCTACGCCACGACGACCTGACCTGGACTTGGGTTATGAGCCGGAGGGCAGCGCGTCCCCGACTCCGCCTTACGTGAGATGGGCAGAATCGCTTCACTCGCTACTGGATGACCAGGATGGCATCCATCTATTTCGGACGTTTCTCAAACAGGAAGCATGCGCCGACTTGTTGGACTTCTGGTTTGCTTGCAGCGGTTTCCGTAAGCTCGAAACCAGCAACGGCAACGACGAGAAGCGGTTGAAACTGGCTAAAGCCATTTATAAGAAATACATCCTGGACAACAATGGAATTGTGTCCAGGCAGATCAAACCGGCGACTAAATCTTTCATCAAAGACTGCGTGATGAAGCCGCATATCGATCCCGCCATGTTCGACCAGGCTCAGACAGAGATCCAGACCATGATGGAGGAGAACACCTACCCTTTATTCcttaaatcagacatatattTAGAACACACGCAAACAGAAGGAGAGAGTCCCAAACTGTATGCCGATCAAAGTCCAACATCTGACAACGCCAAGAGTCTGGTGGGTTATTTGCCAACGCTGAACGAGAATGAGGAATGGAGATGCGACCAAGACCCGGAAGATAGGCCCGATTGTGACACCGCACCCAGCAGCAGGCTCACACAGAGGCTGTTCATGGAAACGCCACCGCCACCACGCACTGCTAACAGATTCCAGGATGAGTACAG ACTTGCCCCCTGCCGGGAGCCCACCAACCGCTACTACGCCAACGCTGGCCATGCATTAGCTCCCGCCACTAGCGCCAACGACAGCGAGCAACAGAGTATGTCCAGTGACGGGGACACACTCTCCCTGACGGACAGCAGCAT AGATGGCGTCCCACCCTACAGATACCACAAGCCTCATCGGCGGGAGATGCACGAGAGCGCTCGAGCAAACGGGCGCGTGCCGCTGCCTCTCATCCCT CGCACAAACAGGATTCCTAAAGACATCCACGTGGTGCCGGAGCGCTTTGCCGCCGACCTGATCCTCCGCCTGGAGGGCGTTCTACGAGAGAGGGAGACAGAAGAGCGACTGGAGAGACTACAACTG GGAGCGGAAGGTGATGAAACGGATACGTCAATTGGAAGTGATCATATGCAGAATTCCAACTACGCCGACTACTTCCTGAGGGACGCCCACGAGGAGAACCCAGAGAGCATCCTGGACGACCACGTTCAGCGCGTCATGAAGACGCCAGGGTGCCAGTCGCCGGGAACAGGACGACATTCTCCAAAATCCCGTTCGCCCAATGGCTTCCCAGCGGTTAAAGGGACGACGGCGCCGTCCTGGGGTAAATATACGTCCAGGCATGGTCTCAAGGGAGAGTCTGGCCACAAGGCTGGAGCCGGGAAGCTCAAAGAGCAAGTGGAGTCACCGTGGGGCGTGGACAAGTCTCGCATGTTTGCGGATGGCATCGGATCTACAAACATGGACTATGCAACTTATGG AAGCAAAGGAGGTCTGCAGTGTCGGCGAGCATGTAAGCGTGGGGAGGAGGCGCCAGGTCCTGGAGATGACATGGAGAAGAACCAGAAGATTCTATTGTGGCTGATGGAGGGGCAGAAGGAAATGATCCGACACAAGAGGAGCCCGTATGG TAGCACCATGGGATCGAAAAAAGTTCCTGGCCACACTGGACCCCATCCCAGCTCGGCGTGGGCCGACGTGCAGCCATCACATCCTTTCATCCAGGATCCCACCATGCCCCCCAACCCGGCCCCGAGTCCCCTCATCCAGCTGGAGGAAGTCCGGCGGCGTCTAGAGGAGGAAAAACTGAAGTCTGGAGTTCTTCAACCCAAGCAGAG GTATGTGATGGAGGTCATCCAGCGGGGTCGCACTGCGGTCAGGCCTGCACTGGTCCCTCCGCTCGGCGTGGTGCCCGCCGTTTCAGACTGCGAGCTCTCCGAGCCCGA ACACAAAGCCGCTACTAAAAAGCAAGCATGCGACAACACCACAGTGGCGTATTATTTTTGCGGGGAGCCGATACCGTACAGGACGTCCGTCAAAGGGCGGCTGGTGACGCTGGGCCAGTTTAAAGAGCTGCTGACCAAGAAAGGAAACTACAG GTATTACTTCAAGAAGGAGAGCGATGAGTTTGACTGCGGCGTGGTGTTTGAAGAGGTGCGCGAAGACGATGCCACGTTGCCAATATTTGAGGAGAAGATTATtggaaaagtagaaaaaatcgACTGA
- the LOC131102754 gene encoding phospholipase A2-like, which translates to MNAFHLAILLSTVAVAFQSPSSHQRRKRSLGDLKGIIRCTTGRSFYAYLWYGCYCGLGGHGEPKDETDKCCQTHDCCYENAINQGCSPVTDDYQWTCNNGRVSCDHLSGCERTLCECDRDAGNCLNAAPYIWYYALWPNTFCRSGKECDVTESPHPL; encoded by the exons ATGAATGCCTTCCACCTCGCGATTTTGCTTTCTACAG TGGCCGTGGCCTTCCAGTCTCCGAGCTCACACCAAAGGCGCAAAAGATCACTCGGGGACCTGAAAGGAATCATCCGATGCACCACAGGGAGATCATTTTACGCGTATCTCTGGTACGGCTGCTACTGTGGACTGGGGGGTCACGGCGAGCCCAAGGACGAAACCGACAA GTGCTGTCAAACGCATGACTGCTGCTATGAAAACGCCATAAATCAGGGCTGCTCTCCCGTAACGGACGACTACCAATGGACGTGTAACAATGGACGTGTTTCTTGCG ACCACCTGAGCGGCTGTGAGAGAACTCTATGCGAGTGTGACCGGGATGCCGGCAACTGCCTGAACGCTGCCCCTTACATTTGGTATTACGCCTTGTGGCCAAATACATTCTGCCGATCCGGCAAAGAGTGTGATGTAACTGAGAGTCCACACCCTTTGTAG
- the LOC131103443 gene encoding phospholipase A2-like yields the protein MNAFSLAILLSTVALAFQSSPGDLKAIIPCATGRSYYAYRWYGCCCGSGGRGKPKDETDKCCQKHDCCYDEAEKKGCKPKKDYYKWKCEDKMASCDGLTDKCEKILCECDREFGKCLRDAPYRWYYAVWPNWLCGSRKSCDA from the exons ATGAATGCCTTCAGCCTCGCGATTTTGCTTTCTACAG TGGCCTTGGCCTTCCAGTCTTCGCCTGGGGACCTGAAAGCAATCATCCCATGCGCCACAGGGAGATCATACTACGCTTATCGCTGGTACGGCTGCTGCTGTGGATCGGGAGGCCGTGGGAAGCCGAAAGACGAGACCGACAA GTGCTGTCAGAAGCATGACTGCTGCTACGATGAGGCCGAAAAAAAGGGCTGCAAACCCAAAAAGGACTACTACAAGTGGAAGTGTGAAGACAAAATGGCGTCTTGTG ATGGTTTGACAGACAAGTGTGAGAAGATACTGTGCGAGTGTGACAGAGAATTCGGCAAATGCCTGAGAGATGCTCCTTACAGGTGGTATTACGCTGTGTGGCCAAATTGGTTATGCGGCTCTAGAAAGTCATGTGATGCATAA
- the LOC131103444 gene encoding phospholipase A2-like, which translates to MNAFSLAILLSTVALAFQSPSSNLRGKRSLGDLKEIIRCATGRSYSAYRWYGCYCGSGGRGKPKDKADKCCQKHDCCYAEAEEKGCEPKKDSYKWKCEDKMASCDGLKKCEKMLCECDRDFGKCLKDAPYRWYYAVWPNWLCGSRKSCDA; encoded by the exons ATGAATGCCTTCAGCCTCGCGATTTTGCTTTCTACAG TGGCCTTGGCCTTCCAGTCTCCGAGCTCAAACCTAAGGGGCAAAAGATCACTCGGGGACCTGAAAGAAATCATCCGATGCGCCACAGGGAGATCATATTCCGCTTATCGCTGGTACGGCTGCTACTGTGGATCGGGAGGCCGTGGGAAGCCGAAAGACAAGGCCGACAA GTGCTGTCAAAAGCATGACTGCTGCTACGCAGAGGCCGAAGAAAAGGGCTGCGAACCCAAAAAGGACAGCTACAAGTGGAAGTGTGAAGACAAAATGGCGTCTTGtg ATGGTTTGAAGAAGTGTGAGAAGATGCTGTGCGAGTGTGACAGAGACTTCGGCAAATGCCTGAAAGACGCTCCTTACAGGTGGTATTACGCTGTGTGGCCAAATTGGTTATGCGGCTCTAGAAAGTCATGTGATGCATAG
- the axin1 gene encoding axin-1 isoform X3 produces MSVSDQGAFLVDLGGGFNEDAPRPPVPGEEGELVLTESRQHQHTAFPSKKCDAPVATPRRPDLDLGYEPEGSASPTPPYVRWAESLHSLLDDQDGIHLFRTFLKQEACADLLDFWFACSGFRKLETSNGNDEKRLKLAKAIYKKYILDNNGIVSRQIKPATKSFIKDCVMKPHIDPAMFDQAQTEIQTMMEENTYPLFLKSDIYLEHTQTEGESPKLYADQSPTSDNAKSLVGYLPTLNENEEWRCDQDPEDRPDCDTAPSSRLTQRLFMETPPPPRTANRFQDEYRLAPCREPTNRYYANAGHALAPATSANDSEQQSMSSDGDTLSLTDSSIDGVPPYRYHKPHRREMHESARANGRVPLPLIPRTNRIPKDIHVVPERFAADLILRLEGVLRERETEERLERLQLGAEGDETDTSIGSDHMQNSNYADYFLRDAHEENPESILDDHVQRVMKTPGCQSPGTGRHSPKSRSPNGFPAVKGTTAPSWGKYTSRHGLKGESGHKAGAGKLKEQVESPWGVDKSRMFADGIGSTNMDYATYGSKGGLQCRRACKRGEEAPGPGDDMEKNQKILLWLMEGQKEMIRHKRSPYGSTMGSKKVPGHTGPHPSSAWADVQPSHPFIQDPTMPPNPAPSPLIQLEEVRRRLEEEKLKSGVLQPKQRHKAATKKQACDNTTVAYYFCGEPIPYRTSVKGRLVTLGQFKELLTKKGNYRYYFKKESDEFDCGVVFEEVREDDATLPIFEEKIIGKVEKID; encoded by the exons ATGAGCGTAAGCGACCAAGGGGCCTTTTTGGTGGACTTGGGCGGCGGCTTCAATGAGGATGCTCCCAGACCTCCAGTCCCGGGGGAAGAAGGCGAGCTGGTGCTCACCGAGAGCCGCCAGCACCAGCACACCGCTTTCCCATCTAAGAAGTGCGACGCGCCCGTCGCTACGCCACGACGACCTGACCTGGACTTGGGTTATGAGCCGGAGGGCAGCGCGTCCCCGACTCCGCCTTACGTGAGATGGGCAGAATCGCTTCACTCGCTACTGGATGACCAGGATGGCATCCATCTATTTCGGACGTTTCTCAAACAGGAAGCATGCGCCGACTTGTTGGACTTCTGGTTTGCTTGCAGCGGTTTCCGTAAGCTCGAAACCAGCAACGGCAACGACGAGAAGCGGTTGAAACTGGCTAAAGCCATTTATAAGAAATACATCCTGGACAACAATGGAATTGTGTCCAGGCAGATCAAACCGGCGACTAAATCTTTCATCAAAGACTGCGTGATGAAGCCGCATATCGATCCCGCCATGTTCGACCAGGCTCAGACAGAGATCCAGACCATGATGGAGGAGAACACCTACCCTTTATTCcttaaatcagacatatattTAGAACACACGCAAACAGAAGGAGAGAGTCCCAAACTGTATGCCGATCAAAGTCCAACATCTGACAACGCCAAGAGTCTGGTGGGTTATTTGCCAACGCTGAACGAGAATGAGGAATGGAGATGCGACCAAGACCCGGAAGATAGGCCCGATTGTGACACCGCACCCAGCAGCAGGCTCACACAGAGGCTGTTCATGGAAACGCCACCGCCACCACGCACTGCTAACAGATTCCAGGATGAGTACAG ACTTGCCCCCTGCCGGGAGCCCACCAACCGCTACTACGCCAACGCTGGCCATGCATTAGCTCCCGCCACTAGCGCCAACGACAGCGAGCAACAGAGTATGTCCAGTGACGGGGACACACTCTCCCTGACGGACAGCAGCAT AGATGGCGTCCCACCCTACAGATACCACAAGCCTCATCGGCGGGAGATGCACGAGAGCGCTCGAGCAAACGGGCGCGTGCCGCTGCCTCTCATCCCT CGCACAAACAGGATTCCTAAAGACATCCACGTGGTGCCGGAGCGCTTTGCCGCCGACCTGATCCTCCGCCTGGAGGGCGTTCTACGAGAGAGGGAGACAGAAGAGCGACTGGAGAGACTACAACTG GGAGCGGAAGGTGATGAAACGGATACGTCAATTGGAAGTGATCATATGCAGAATTCCAACTACGCCGACTACTTCCTGAGGGACGCCCACGAGGAGAACCCAGAGAGCATCCTGGACGACCACGTTCAGCGCGTCATGAAGACGCCAGGGTGCCAGTCGCCGGGAACAGGACGACATTCTCCAAAATCCCGTTCGCCCAATGGCTTCCCAGCGGTTAAAGGGACGACGGCGCCGTCCTGGGGTAAATATACGTCCAGGCATGGTCTCAAGGGAGAGTCTGGCCACAAGGCTGGAGCCGGGAAGCTCAAAGAGCAAGTGGAGTCACCGTGGGGCGTGGACAAGTCTCGCATGTTTGCGGATGGCATCGGATCTACAAACATGGACTATGCAACTTATGG AAGCAAAGGAGGTCTGCAGTGTCGGCGAGCATGTAAGCGTGGGGAGGAGGCGCCAGGTCCTGGAGATGACATGGAGAAGAACCAGAAGATTCTATTGTGGCTGATGGAGGGGCAGAAGGAAATGATCCGACACAAGAGGAGCCCGTATGG TAGCACCATGGGATCGAAAAAAGTTCCTGGCCACACTGGACCCCATCCCAGCTCGGCGTGGGCCGACGTGCAGCCATCACATCCTTTCATCCAGGATCCCACCATGCCCCCCAACCCGGCCCCGAGTCCCCTCATCCAGCTGGAGGAAGTCCGGCGGCGTCTAGAGGAGGAAAAACTGAAGTCTGGAGTTCTTCAACCCAAGCAGAG ACACAAAGCCGCTACTAAAAAGCAAGCATGCGACAACACCACAGTGGCGTATTATTTTTGCGGGGAGCCGATACCGTACAGGACGTCCGTCAAAGGGCGGCTGGTGACGCTGGGCCAGTTTAAAGAGCTGCTGACCAAGAAAGGAAACTACAG GTATTACTTCAAGAAGGAGAGCGATGAGTTTGACTGCGGCGTGGTGTTTGAAGAGGTGCGCGAAGACGATGCCACGTTGCCAATATTTGAGGAGAAGATTATtggaaaagtagaaaaaatcgACTGA
- the axin1 gene encoding axin-1 isoform X2 — protein sequence MSVSDQGAFLVDLGGGFNEDAPRPPVPGEEGELVLTESRQHQHTAFPSKKCDAPVATPRRPDLDLGYEPEGSASPTPPYVRWAESLHSLLDDQDGIHLFRTFLKQEACADLLDFWFACSGFRKLETSNGNDEKRLKLAKAIYKKYILDNNGIVSRQIKPATKSFIKDCVMKPHIDPAMFDQAQTEIQTMMEENTYPLFLKSDIYLEHTQTEGESPKLYADQSPTSDNAKSLVGYLPTLNENEEWRCDQDPEDRPDCDTAPSSRLTQRLFMETPPPPRTANRFQDEYRLAPCREPTNRYYANAGHALAPATSANDSEQQSMSSDGDTLSLTDSSIDGVPPYRYHKPHRREMHESARANGRVPLPLIPRTNRIPKDIHVVPERFAADLILRLEGVLRERETEERLERLQLGAEGDETDTSIGSDHMQNSNYADYFLRDAHEENPESILDDHVQRVMKTPGCQSPGTGRHSPKSRSPNGFPAVKGTTAPSWGKYTSRHGLKGESGHKAGAGKLKEQVESPWGVDKSRMFADGIGSTNMDYATYGKGGLQCRRACKRGEEAPGPGDDMEKNQKILLWLMEGQKEMIRHKRSPYGSTMGSKKVPGHTGPHPSSAWADVQPSHPFIQDPTMPPNPAPSPLIQLEEVRRRLEEEKLKSGVLQPKQRYVMEVIQRGRTAVRPALVPPLGVVPAVSDCELSEPEHKAATKKQACDNTTVAYYFCGEPIPYRTSVKGRLVTLGQFKELLTKKGNYRYYFKKESDEFDCGVVFEEVREDDATLPIFEEKIIGKVEKID from the exons ATGAGCGTAAGCGACCAAGGGGCCTTTTTGGTGGACTTGGGCGGCGGCTTCAATGAGGATGCTCCCAGACCTCCAGTCCCGGGGGAAGAAGGCGAGCTGGTGCTCACCGAGAGCCGCCAGCACCAGCACACCGCTTTCCCATCTAAGAAGTGCGACGCGCCCGTCGCTACGCCACGACGACCTGACCTGGACTTGGGTTATGAGCCGGAGGGCAGCGCGTCCCCGACTCCGCCTTACGTGAGATGGGCAGAATCGCTTCACTCGCTACTGGATGACCAGGATGGCATCCATCTATTTCGGACGTTTCTCAAACAGGAAGCATGCGCCGACTTGTTGGACTTCTGGTTTGCTTGCAGCGGTTTCCGTAAGCTCGAAACCAGCAACGGCAACGACGAGAAGCGGTTGAAACTGGCTAAAGCCATTTATAAGAAATACATCCTGGACAACAATGGAATTGTGTCCAGGCAGATCAAACCGGCGACTAAATCTTTCATCAAAGACTGCGTGATGAAGCCGCATATCGATCCCGCCATGTTCGACCAGGCTCAGACAGAGATCCAGACCATGATGGAGGAGAACACCTACCCTTTATTCcttaaatcagacatatattTAGAACACACGCAAACAGAAGGAGAGAGTCCCAAACTGTATGCCGATCAAAGTCCAACATCTGACAACGCCAAGAGTCTGGTGGGTTATTTGCCAACGCTGAACGAGAATGAGGAATGGAGATGCGACCAAGACCCGGAAGATAGGCCCGATTGTGACACCGCACCCAGCAGCAGGCTCACACAGAGGCTGTTCATGGAAACGCCACCGCCACCACGCACTGCTAACAGATTCCAGGATGAGTACAG ACTTGCCCCCTGCCGGGAGCCCACCAACCGCTACTACGCCAACGCTGGCCATGCATTAGCTCCCGCCACTAGCGCCAACGACAGCGAGCAACAGAGTATGTCCAGTGACGGGGACACACTCTCCCTGACGGACAGCAGCAT AGATGGCGTCCCACCCTACAGATACCACAAGCCTCATCGGCGGGAGATGCACGAGAGCGCTCGAGCAAACGGGCGCGTGCCGCTGCCTCTCATCCCT CGCACAAACAGGATTCCTAAAGACATCCACGTGGTGCCGGAGCGCTTTGCCGCCGACCTGATCCTCCGCCTGGAGGGCGTTCTACGAGAGAGGGAGACAGAAGAGCGACTGGAGAGACTACAACTG GGAGCGGAAGGTGATGAAACGGATACGTCAATTGGAAGTGATCATATGCAGAATTCCAACTACGCCGACTACTTCCTGAGGGACGCCCACGAGGAGAACCCAGAGAGCATCCTGGACGACCACGTTCAGCGCGTCATGAAGACGCCAGGGTGCCAGTCGCCGGGAACAGGACGACATTCTCCAAAATCCCGTTCGCCCAATGGCTTCCCAGCGGTTAAAGGGACGACGGCGCCGTCCTGGGGTAAATATACGTCCAGGCATGGTCTCAAGGGAGAGTCTGGCCACAAGGCTGGAGCCGGGAAGCTCAAAGAGCAAGTGGAGTCACCGTGGGGCGTGGACAAGTCTCGCATGTTTGCGGATGGCATCGGATCTACAAACATGGACTATGCAACTTATGG CAAAGGAGGTCTGCAGTGTCGGCGAGCATGTAAGCGTGGGGAGGAGGCGCCAGGTCCTGGAGATGACATGGAGAAGAACCAGAAGATTCTATTGTGGCTGATGGAGGGGCAGAAGGAAATGATCCGACACAAGAGGAGCCCGTATGG TAGCACCATGGGATCGAAAAAAGTTCCTGGCCACACTGGACCCCATCCCAGCTCGGCGTGGGCCGACGTGCAGCCATCACATCCTTTCATCCAGGATCCCACCATGCCCCCCAACCCGGCCCCGAGTCCCCTCATCCAGCTGGAGGAAGTCCGGCGGCGTCTAGAGGAGGAAAAACTGAAGTCTGGAGTTCTTCAACCCAAGCAGAG GTATGTGATGGAGGTCATCCAGCGGGGTCGCACTGCGGTCAGGCCTGCACTGGTCCCTCCGCTCGGCGTGGTGCCCGCCGTTTCAGACTGCGAGCTCTCCGAGCCCGA ACACAAAGCCGCTACTAAAAAGCAAGCATGCGACAACACCACAGTGGCGTATTATTTTTGCGGGGAGCCGATACCGTACAGGACGTCCGTCAAAGGGCGGCTGGTGACGCTGGGCCAGTTTAAAGAGCTGCTGACCAAGAAAGGAAACTACAG GTATTACTTCAAGAAGGAGAGCGATGAGTTTGACTGCGGCGTGGTGTTTGAAGAGGTGCGCGAAGACGATGCCACGTTGCCAATATTTGAGGAGAAGATTATtggaaaagtagaaaaaatcgACTGA